The following proteins are co-located in the Heteronotia binoei isolate CCM8104 ecotype False Entrance Well chromosome 8, APGP_CSIRO_Hbin_v1, whole genome shotgun sequence genome:
- the LOC132576038 gene encoding phospholipase A2 inhibitor and Ly6/PLAUR domain-containing protein-like isoform X2, translating into MQAIHSLCLLALIAKGTALQCEICTGLGHNCTGKTETCPPGHDFCGTTLFESKQEEILVHGIIKNCIPSSVCAAGSSDINLGEKGRSRTHVFCCQGDTCNAATAAKFMPSEAKLNGLQCPACYASLDESCNDADIVNCVGSEFQCIDLAGYVHYDESSQRIAMKGCATESVCSASVGGAATFAGVSSAITKLECSPASSKAVISPGPSGLLLSAVVGFLLVKF; encoded by the exons GGACTGCTCTACAGTGTGAAATTTGCACAGGCCTAGGCCACAACTGTACTGGTAAAACAGAGACCTGCCCCCCTGGTCATGACTTTTGTGGCACCACATTGTTTGAAAGTAAACAGG AAGAAATATTAGTTCATGGCATTATTAAGAACTGCATTCCATCCAGTGTGTGTGCAGCTGGTTCTTCTGATATAAATTTGGGCGAAAAAGGAAGATCAAGGACTCATGTTTTCTGCTGTCAGGGTGATACTTGCAATGCAGCCACTGCTGCCAAAT TTATGCCATCAGAAGCCAAACTGAACGGTCTGCAGTGCCCTGCTTGCTATGCTTCGCTCGATGAGTCATGCAATGATGCAGACATAGTCAACTGTGTTGGGTCTGAGTTTCAGTGCATTGATTTGGCTGGATACGTCCATTATG ATGAATCATCTCAGAGGATTGCCATGAAGGGTTGTGCCACTGAGTCCGTTTGCAGCGCTAGCGTTGGAGGGGCAGCAACTTTTGCAGGAGTCAGTTCGGCGATAACGAAGCTCGAGTGCTCACCAGCCTCCAGCAAAGCTGTCATATCTCCTGGACCGTCTGGACTCCTTCTTTCAGCAGTTGTTGGGTTTCTGCTGGTGAAGTTCTGA